The following are from one region of the Gossypium hirsutum isolate 1008001.06 chromosome D03, Gossypium_hirsutum_v2.1, whole genome shotgun sequence genome:
- the LOC121215417 gene encoding uncharacterized protein, translating into MDQRLEQFQKEMQEQMNEQLEKIQQKMMDKLMESQGSMMTKLTQLLTGGVDKGKGSVLNIEEGDNEGPVYSSRLTSQQVGIYPRKSSVTIKPQDGTETPINFEAKLGSNLGDNFANPVIPDFDETIEKMNGELLKQLEEKYKWLEEKLRAMESTESYHGIDARELSLVPGLVLPHKFKMPEFEKYNGTSSPKAHITMFCRRMTGYVNNDQFLIHCFQDSLAGAASKWYNQLSRTPVNSWRDLAQAFLKQYSHVTDMVPDRITLQNMEKNPGEGSTYRDRGRLLSKFSHLF; encoded by the coding sequence ATGGACCAAAGGCTAGAACAGTTCCAAAAGGAAATGCAGGAGCAAATGAATGAGCAACTTGAGAAGATTCAACAAAAGATGATGGATAAATTAATGGAATCTCAGGGGAGTATGATGACTAAGTTGACTCAGTTATTGACTGGAGGAGTTGACAAAGGGAAGGGCTCGGTGCTCAACATTGAAGAAGGAGACAACGAGGGACCTGTTTATTCCTCAAGACTTACCTCTCAACAAGTGGGGATATATCCGCGCAAATCCTCCGTCACTATCAAGCCTCAAGACGGTACTGAAACACCAATAAACTTTGAAGCTAAATTAGGCTCCAACCTTGGAGACAATTTTGCTAATCCTGTTATCCCTGACTTCGACGAGACAATCGAGAAAATGAATGGTGAATTGCTGAAACAGCTCGAGGAAAAGTAtaaatggctggaggaaaaaCTTAGAGCGATGGAAAGTACTGAGAGCTACCATGGAATTGATGCTAGAGAATTGAGCTTGGTTCCAGGTTTAGTACTTCctcacaagttcaaaatgccagagttcgagaagtacaacgggactagtagCCCTAaagcccatattactatgttctgcAGGAGGATGACtggatatgttaataatgaccagtttctgatacattgctttcaggataGCCTCGCAGGGGCtgcatccaaatggtacaatcaactgaGCCGTACCCCggttaattcatggagagatctagcaCAGGCATTCTTAAAACAGTacagccatgtgactgacatggtacctgatagaattaCTCTGCAGAACATGGAGAAGAATCCTGGTGAAGGCAGTACGTACAGAGATAGAGGGAGGTTGCtgtccaagttcagccatctcttctag
- the LOC107949908 gene encoding uncharacterized protein yields the protein MESTALNGRMTRWQILLSEFDIVYVSQKAVKGSAIADFLASRALEEYEPLDFDFSNEDLMYVANAEEDPQENHSWRLNFDGAAIEWKIKTLEVYGDSALVIYQLRREWETKDPKLICYRRLVFGLIEEFDNITFCYLPREENRMADALATLASMIKVNQLEDMKPIPISIYEIPAHCYSIEEVENDNSPWYQDILLYVKNREYPDQATKNDKRILKRLAIDYGLDGEILYKRGRIEYC from the exons atggagtcaacagcattGAATGGAAGAATGACTAGATGGCAAATCTTGCTCTCTGAGTTTGATATCGTATACGTAAGTCAGAAGGCCGTCAAGGgaagtgcgatagcagatttcttggctagCAGGGCTCTGGAAGAATATGAGCCTCTTGACTTTGATTTCTcgaatgaagatttgatgtatgtggcgaatgcTGAAGAGGATCCCCAAGAGAATCATTCTTGGAgattaaactttgacgga GCAGCCATAGAATGGAAAATCAAGACATTAGAGGTGtacggagactcagcattggtaaTATACCAGCTAAGAAGGGAATGGGAGACGAAGGATCCTAAATTGATCTGTTACCGGAGATTGGTTTTTGGATTGATCGAAGAGTTTGACAACATTACcttctgttatctcccacgagaagaaaatcgGATGGCTGATGCTCTtgctactttagcttccatgattaaagtgaatcaATTGGAGGACATGAAGCCCATTCCaattagtatttatgagatccCAGCCCACTGCTACAGCATTGAAGAAGTGGAGAATGATAATAGTCCCTGGTACCAAGATATTTTGCTATATGTAAAGAATCGCGAATATCCTGATCAGGCAACGAAGAATGATAAGAGGATATTGAAGAGACTAGCTATTGACTATggcttagatggggagatcctatacaaaaggggAAGGATCGAGTACTGTTAA
- the LOC107949764 gene encoding UDP-glycosyltransferase 89B2 → MSAAGQHILVYPFPTSGHFIPFLDLTHRLLNRRLTVTVLVTPNNLHLLDPLLTRHASSSLHHLLLPDMDPLPAPNLPARLRRLRDLHYPALLQWFQSLTSPPVAIFSDFFLGWTQSLASELGLRRIVFSPSSSFSYSLNMSLCRESLRIDDPQAENQTLSFPDIPNSPKYPAYQINSIYRTYKDADPDKEFYRRNWLQNLESWGVVFNTFSDLEAIYIDHLKKEIMGHDRIWAVGPVLGDDGLDTTNRGGSSSVPFQDLVAWLDSRDDNSVVYVSFGSHYVLTLKQMDVVASGLEESGVNFVWSVREPKASQVSRDHGVIPDGFEDRVAGKGFLIKGWAPQLAVLRHRAVGAFLTHCGWNSTLEGIAAGVVMLTWPMGADQFTNTKLLVDECGVGIRVGESTQNIPESSTLARMLVESLDGSRAERSQAKMLSEEALNAVNGGTSDNDLGSLVKAINEIKPSTGSNKI, encoded by the coding sequence ATGTCCGCCGCCGGCCAACATATTCTGGTGTATCCGTTTCCGACGTCCGGCCATTTCATCCCTTTCCTCGACCTTACTCACCGTTTACTCAATCGCCGCCTAACTGTCACTGTATTGGTCACACCCAACAACCTCCATCTCCTCGACCCGCTCCTGACCCGCCATGCTTCCTCTTCACTCCATCACCTGCTTCTCCCCGACATGGACCCATTGCCAGCACCCAACCTCCCCGCTAGATTGCGCCGCTTGCGTGACCTTCACTATCCTGCTCTGCTCCAATGGTTTCAGTCCTTAACTTCTCCCCCTGTTGCTATTTTTTCCGATTTCTTCCTTGGATGGACTCAGAGTCTCGCTTCCGAGTTAGGCCTACGACGGATTGTCTTCTCGCCCTCCAGTTCCTTCAGCTACTCGTTGAACATGTCGTTGTGTCGGGAATCACTGAGGATCGATGATCCCCAGGCCGAAAATCAAACGTTATCGTTTCCGGATATCCCTAATTCTCCTAAATACCCTGCCTATCAAATCAACTCGATTTACAGAACATACAAAGATGCCGACCCAGACAAGGAATTCTACAGGAGAAACTGGCTCCAGAATCTGGAGAGTTGGGGGGTCGTTTTCAACACCTTCTCTGACTTGGAGGCCATTTACATTGACcacttgaagaaagagatcatggGTCATGATCGGATTTGGGCGGTTGGGCCCGTACTGGGAGACGATGGCTTGGACACCACCAATCGCGGTGGGTCTAGTTCGGTGCCATTTCAGGATCTGGTGGCGTGGTTGGATTCACGGGACGACAACTCCGTCGTCTACGTATCTTTTGGGAGTCACTACGTGTTGACACTTAAGCAAATGGATGTGGTGGCGTCCGGGCTCGAGGAAAGTGGGGTCAACTTCGTTTGGTCCGTAAGGGAACCCAAGGCCTCGCAAGTCTCGCGCGACCACGGCGTGATTCCGGATGGATTTGAGGATCGTGTGGCGGGAAAAGGGTTTTTAATCAAAGGGTGGGCGCCCCAACTGGCGGTTCTTCGACACCGAGCCGTGGGGGCTTTTTTGACACACTGCGGCTGGAATTCGACATTGGAAGGGATTGCCGCCGGGGTGGTTATGCTGACATGGCCGATGGGTGCAGACCAGTTTACGAATACCAAGTTGTTGGTTGATGAATGTGGGGTGGGAATACGAGTGGGTGAGTCGACTCAAAACATACCAGAGTCAAGCACGTTGGCTCGAATGTTGGTGGAGTCACTCGATGGGAGCAGAGCAGAGAGGAGTCAAGCCAAGATGCTGAGTGAAGAAGCCCTGAATGCAGTCAATGGTGGAACTTCAGACAACGATTTGGGTTCCTTAGTTAAAGCGATTAATGAAATAAAACCCTCTACAGGAAGCAATAAAATCTGA
- the LOC107949763 gene encoding flavonol 3-O-glucosyltransferase UGT89B1 has protein sequence MATLRSSSHILVFPFPAQGHIIPLLDFTHRIALAATDIDLTITVLVTPKNLPFLTQLLAAHPRIPPLVLPFPPHPSIPSAVENLKDIPQRCLPALMHTLGQLYHPLLSWFQSHPSPPSAIVSDMFLGWTQRLASRVGAKHIVFSPSGAMALSILYSLWMELPRLDDPRDQTAVVSFDKLPNCPKYPWWKISGLYRACVEGDPAMEFIKDIFHANIQNWGLVVNSFNQLERPYFDHLKRMMGCDRVWAVGPLLPLHDHDDLTVAVHRGGSSSVPLDHLLTWLDACEDGEVVYVCFGSQVVLTNDQMAGVASGLEKSGVRFIWSIKEPSVGHVEANYGMIPNGFEERVANNGLVIRGWAPQVAILSHRAVGAFLTHCGWNSVLEAVVAGVTMLTWPFGADQFVDQTLLVEELKVGKKACEGPQTVPNPEELARVLAESVSREKGVERKGVMELRKAALEAVREGGSSAQDMEEMVKQLFCMQA, from the coding sequence ATGGCAACTTTGAGAAGCAGTTCCCACATTCTTGTTTTCCCTTTCCCAGCGCAAGGCCACATCATCCCTCTCTTAGATTTCACCCATCGCATAGCCTTAGCCGCCACTGACATTGATCTAACCATTACCGTCTTAGTCACCCCAAAGAACCTCCCTTTCTTAACCCAACTCCTCGCTGCCCACCCGCGGATTCCGCCTTTGGTCCTCCCTTTCCCTCCCCACCCTTCCATCCCTTCCGCCGTCGAAAACTTAAAGGACATCCCTCAACGGTGTTTACCTGCCTTAATGCATACCCTCGGCCAACTCTACCATCCTTTGCTTTCCTGGTTCCAGTCCCATCCTTCGCCTCCTTCGGCCATCGTCTCCGACATGTTCTTGGGCTGGACCCAACGTTTGGCCTCCCGTGTCGGGGCTAAACACATCGTTTTCTCGCCTTCCGGCGCCATGGCTTTGTCTATTTTGTATTCCCTGTGGATGGAGCTTCCTAGACTCGATGATCCCCGTGATCAGACGGCTGTCGTTTCGTTTGATAAACTTCCGAATTGTCCGAAATACCCTTGGTGGAAGATCTCTGGCTTGTATCGAGCTTGCGTCGAGGGAGACCCAGCCATGGAATTTATCAAAGATATTTTCCACGCGAACATCCAGAACTGGGGCCTTGTGGTCAATTCCTTTAATCAACTTGAAAGGCCTTATTTTGACCATTTGAAACGGATGATGGGCTGTGATCGAGTGTGGGCAGTGGGACCCTTACTCCCTCTCCATGACCACGATGACCTTACCGTGGCTGTTCATAGGGGTGGGTCCAGCTCGGTGCCGTTGGATCACTTGCTGACGTGGCTTGACGCGTGTGAAGATGGCGAAGTCGTGTACGTTTGCTTTGGGAGTCAAGTCGTGTTAACCAACGATCAGATGGCCGGTGTTGCATCCGGGTTGGAAAAGAGTGGTGTCCGTTTTATATGGTCGATCAAGGAGCCTTCTGTGGGACACGTGGAGGCAAATTACGGAATGATCCCGAATGGGTTCGAAGAACGCGTGGCTAACAATGGACTCGTTATCAGAGGGTGGGCCCCGCAAGTTGCTATACTGAGTCACCGAGCAGTGGGTGCATTCTTAACTCATTGCGGGTGGAACTCGGTGTTGGAAGCAGTGGTAGCTGGCGTAACCATGCTGACGTGGCCATTCGGAGCGGACCAGTTTGTGGACCAAACATTGTTGGTGGAAGAGCTAAAGGTGGGTAAGAAGGCATGTGAGGGTCCTCAAACAGTGCCGAACCCAGAGGAGTTGGCCCGAGTCTTGGCGGAATCAGTGAGCCGGGAGAAGGGAGTTGAGAGGAAAGGAGTTATGGAATTGAGAAAGGCAGCATTGGAAGCAGTAAGAGAGGGTGGCAGCTCGGCCCAGGACATGGAAGAGATGGTGAAGCAGTTATTTTGTATGCAAGCCTAG